The Nitrospirales bacterium genome includes a window with the following:
- a CDS encoding dipeptide epimerase, giving the protein MTEPFTISQGDILEAKNLFIRVTLESGVCGYGEIAPFPELMGETQESCLTAATGMLGELIGLDVNEYRAISDRLAVPLGHHPAIRCGVETAIVDALAREKGIPLWKLWGEASVKVHETDITIPIRNTPETVQAIQQWHRQGFRIFKLKVGARLEDDLHTLSVVDTLSTDISFIIDANQGYTVEEALLIAKKLEGFKSAIRAFEQPVNRHDLDGMSMITANTSIPIAADESVFTLEDAQRVIQEKAADIINLKITKSGLFSTIDIAALCQANHMPLMIGGMIETRLAMGCSFSLVLGLGGISLLDLDTPLLMTQDPLSGDGYRYDGPQLFPWNSPGLGFVPVEKPDRP; this is encoded by the coding sequence ATGACTGAACCGTTCACGATTTCTCAGGGGGATATACTCGAAGCTAAAAACCTCTTTATCCGAGTCACACTGGAGTCTGGTGTTTGCGGATACGGGGAAATAGCCCCGTTTCCCGAACTCATGGGGGAAACACAAGAAAGCTGTTTAACCGCGGCAACCGGCATGTTAGGTGAACTCATCGGGTTAGACGTCAACGAGTATCGAGCCATCTCGGATCGACTGGCCGTGCCACTCGGCCATCATCCCGCGATTCGCTGTGGAGTTGAGACAGCGATTGTGGACGCCTTGGCGCGCGAGAAGGGCATTCCTCTATGGAAACTGTGGGGGGAAGCTTCAGTCAAAGTCCATGAGACTGACATCACAATCCCCATACGAAACACCCCTGAAACCGTTCAAGCGATTCAGCAATGGCATCGACAAGGTTTTCGTATATTTAAGCTGAAAGTCGGCGCTCGACTGGAAGACGATCTTCATACTCTCTCCGTTGTCGATACATTGTCTACCGACATTTCGTTCATCATCGACGCCAATCAAGGCTACACCGTCGAGGAAGCGCTCCTCATCGCCAAGAAACTTGAGGGTTTCAAGTCGGCAATCCGTGCGTTTGAACAACCGGTCAACCGGCACGACCTTGACGGTATGTCGATGATAACAGCCAACACCTCTATTCCGATCGCCGCCGATGAATCGGTCTTTACCCTCGAAGACGCTCAACGCGTCATTCAGGAAAAAGCCGCCGATATAATCAACCTCAAAATTACCAAGAGCGGTTTATTCTCCACGATTGACATTGCCGCGTTGTGTCAGGCCAACCACATGCCTCTCATGATCGGCGGCATGATTGAAACGCGGCTTGCGATGGGCTGCTCTTTTTCTCTGGTACTTGGGTTAGGTGGCATCTCGCTGCTGGACCTGGATACCCCGTTGCTCATGACCCAAGATCCCTTGTCAGGCGACGGGTATCGTTATGATGGGCCGCAACTATTCCCATGGAATTCCCCGGGGCTGGGGTTTGTTCCGGTTGAAAAACCCGACCGGCCATGA
- the bioF gene encoding 8-amino-7-oxononanoate synthase: protein MFNEQLLALENKHLRRTLKTVTSAAGPVINFEGRSVIQFGSNNYLGLANHPRVKEAAIHGIQEYGVGAGAARLLAGTQPPHQLLESDLAQFKTTESALMYGTGYSASIGTIPALAGADDLILVDRLCHASLLDGCRISRATFRIFHHNDANHLEQLLSKRTGCRKTLIVTEGVFSMDGDVAPLPDIIWLATQFGANLLIDDAHGTGVMGHTGRGTLEHFRIPSDTEALFQMGTLSKALGTVGGFVAGPRSFIEYLINTSRSFIYTTAPPASMAAAARVAIQIVQTEPGRRARLWQNRNQLHEGLKAMGFHLTNTETPILPIILRDPELATAFSANLLKRGLYAPAIRPPTVPKGTSRLRLTVTSEHSTEHINAALSAFATVKKELNVMT from the coding sequence ATGTTTAATGAGCAACTCTTAGCGCTGGAAAACAAACATCTGCGACGAACGCTCAAGACGGTCACATCTGCCGCAGGACCGGTCATAAACTTCGAAGGCCGATCCGTGATTCAATTCGGTTCCAATAATTACTTAGGACTAGCCAATCATCCACGTGTAAAAGAAGCCGCGATTCATGGTATCCAGGAATATGGTGTAGGGGCCGGGGCTGCCCGGTTGCTTGCTGGAACTCAGCCACCACATCAATTGTTGGAATCGGACCTGGCGCAGTTTAAAACCACCGAATCGGCCCTGATGTATGGAACGGGATACAGTGCCAGCATCGGAACCATCCCCGCCCTAGCCGGTGCAGATGATCTGATCCTCGTTGACCGGCTCTGCCATGCGAGCCTTCTGGACGGATGCCGGATCAGCCGGGCGACATTCCGCATCTTCCATCACAATGACGCCAACCACCTTGAGCAATTACTAAGCAAGCGAACCGGATGTCGAAAAACTCTGATCGTGACTGAAGGGGTGTTCAGCATGGATGGAGATGTGGCACCGCTTCCTGACATCATCTGGCTTGCAACACAGTTCGGAGCCAACCTGCTCATCGACGATGCACACGGGACCGGAGTGATGGGACATACTGGGCGAGGAACTCTCGAACATTTTCGTATCCCCTCTGATACTGAGGCGCTTTTTCAAATGGGAACGCTGAGCAAAGCCCTCGGGACCGTCGGTGGATTCGTAGCCGGACCACGGTCATTCATTGAATATCTGATCAACACGAGCCGTTCGTTCATCTATACCACCGCCCCACCTGCCTCGATGGCAGCCGCCGCACGGGTCGCGATACAGATCGTTCAAACAGAGCCCGGTCGCCGCGCTCGCCTCTGGCAGAACCGCAATCAATTGCATGAGGGCCTCAAAGCGATGGGGTTTCATCTTACGAATACCGAGACCCCTATTCTTCCCATTATCCTGCGCGACCCTGAACTTGCGACCGCTTTCAGCGCCAATCTCCTCAAACGTGGCCTCTACGCACCGGCTATCCGCCCTCCGACTGTGCCTAAAGGTACCAGCCGCCTTCGCTTGACCGTCACCTCGGAACATTCCACCGAACACATCAACGCGGCGCTATCCGCATTCGCAACCGTCAAAAAGGAACTCAATGTCATGACATGA